A single window of Granulicella mallensis MP5ACTX8 DNA harbors:
- the hemA gene encoding glutamyl-tRNA reductase: MSELKTNSGSILLLGVNHTTAPLDVRERLAIPVSRLADATRTLAHQPGVREALILSTCNRVELLTVQDAPQASSVPPMGMLRFLHDYLNLPANEIEPHVYEFREREAIRHLFRVASSLDSMVVGEPQILGQVKQSWTVAREVGAVRSTLDPLLQRAFSVAKKVRTETQIGSSTVSIASVAAELARKIFGSLNGKTVLIVGAGKMSDLAARHLIQQGATTLLVSNRTEARAEKIADSLRTPSITTGVIPFEQLHEQSHRADIVITSTGAGHVFTPDRARALLQRRRNRPVFFIDIAVPRDVAPEINKLEGCFVYDMDDLQQVAAQNQAVRSREAEAAESIVSREVELYGERLAQAPAAQAIKQLMLEAEALRQQELARTAQRLSPQPLTPEQQAAIEALTKSLTAKLLHPQIAALRGAANASESDE, from the coding sequence ATGAGCGAACTCAAGACAAACTCGGGGTCCATTTTGCTGCTCGGCGTGAACCACACGACTGCGCCGCTTGATGTGCGCGAACGGCTCGCGATTCCTGTTTCGCGGTTGGCCGATGCCACGCGGACGCTGGCGCATCAGCCCGGCGTGCGCGAGGCGCTGATTCTTTCCACCTGCAATCGTGTCGAGTTGTTGACCGTGCAGGATGCTCCCCAGGCGTCGTCCGTGCCGCCTATGGGCATGCTGCGTTTTCTGCACGACTACCTCAATCTGCCCGCCAATGAGATCGAGCCGCATGTCTACGAGTTCCGCGAGCGCGAGGCGATCCGGCACCTGTTTCGCGTGGCCAGCTCGCTGGACTCGATGGTGGTAGGGGAGCCGCAGATTCTCGGCCAGGTCAAGCAGTCGTGGACCGTGGCCCGCGAGGTCGGAGCGGTTCGCTCGACGCTCGACCCGCTGTTGCAGCGCGCGTTTTCTGTCGCGAAGAAGGTACGCACTGAGACGCAGATCGGAAGTTCCACAGTTTCGATTGCGTCGGTCGCTGCCGAACTGGCGCGCAAGATCTTCGGTTCACTGAACGGCAAGACGGTGCTGATCGTCGGGGCAGGGAAGATGAGCGATCTTGCCGCGCGGCACCTGATCCAGCAGGGGGCGACGACGCTGCTGGTTTCTAACCGCACCGAGGCCCGGGCTGAGAAGATCGCCGACTCGTTGCGTACGCCTTCGATTACAACCGGGGTGATTCCGTTCGAGCAGCTCCACGAGCAATCGCACCGCGCCGATATTGTGATTACGAGCACGGGTGCAGGGCATGTCTTTACTCCGGACCGGGCGCGGGCGCTGCTGCAACGCCGCCGCAATCGGCCTGTGTTCTTTATCGATATTGCTGTGCCACGCGACGTTGCGCCGGAGATCAACAAGCTCGAAGGCTGCTTCGTCTACGACATGGACGACTTGCAGCAGGTGGCCGCGCAGAACCAGGCTGTCCGCAGTCGCGAGGCCGAGGCTGCAGAGTCTATTGTGAGCCGTGAGGTTGAGCTTTATGGAGAGCGTCTCGCCCAGGCGCCCGCGGCTCAGGCGATCAAGCAGCTCATGCTTGAAGCTGAAGCGCTACGCCAGCAGGAACTTGCGCGCACGGCACAACGATTGTCGCCGCAGCCGCTTACGCCGGAGCAGCAGGCTGCGATTGAGGCGTTGACGAAGTCGCTGACTGCTAAGCTGCTGCATCCGCAGATCGCGGCGCTGCGTGGAGCAGCGAATGCTTCTGAGTCCGACGAGTAG
- the hemC gene encoding hydroxymethylbilane synthase, producing MTIPTIRIGSRGSQLALWQANHIAAQLRERGHAVEIEVIRTVGDRMQDPGFVAPATFPDGTSLDAKGIFIKEIEDTLAVGKIDLAVHSLKDLPTTLDPRFTLAAIPVRADARDAFVCESYWGLHMLPSGARIGTTSPRRQAMLLALRPDLEFVEMRGNIDTRLRKWSEGQADALVLASAGLDRIGRAENVHQRFSIDELTPAPGQGALALETRCPLHPLDTEDSSRDPAIYAAIRELNDSATEYAVQAERTVLAVLGGGCQLPLGAFCHAVDDQWHLHAMVVSPDGEQVAHVVQKVPFGTPACELGSAVASELTARGALELLQVQPVA from the coding sequence GTGACTATACCCACCATTCGAATAGGCTCGCGCGGCTCTCAGCTCGCGCTCTGGCAGGCAAACCATATCGCCGCGCAGCTTCGTGAACGCGGCCACGCGGTTGAGATCGAAGTCATCCGCACGGTTGGGGATCGCATGCAGGACCCCGGCTTCGTTGCTCCGGCCACCTTTCCCGACGGCACCTCGCTCGACGCCAAGGGCATCTTCATCAAGGAGATCGAAGACACGCTTGCCGTGGGCAAGATCGATCTCGCCGTCCATTCGCTCAAGGATCTTCCCACCACGCTCGACCCGCGCTTTACCCTGGCGGCGATTCCCGTGCGCGCCGACGCCCGCGACGCCTTCGTTTGTGAGAGCTACTGGGGCTTGCACATGCTGCCCTCAGGGGCACGCATCGGCACGACCAGCCCGCGTCGCCAGGCGATGCTGCTGGCCCTGCGTCCCGATCTGGAGTTCGTCGAGATGCGCGGCAATATCGATACGCGCCTGCGCAAGTGGAGCGAAGGCCAGGCCGACGCGCTGGTCCTCGCCAGCGCCGGGCTCGACCGCATTGGCCGTGCAGAAAACGTCCATCAGCGCTTCTCGATCGACGAATTGACCCCCGCACCCGGTCAGGGAGCGCTTGCGCTCGAGACTCGATGTCCGCTTCACCCGCTGGATACCGAAGATTCCAGCCGCGATCCAGCCATCTATGCGGCTATTCGTGAGCTCAACGATTCCGCGACAGAATATGCCGTTCAGGCCGAGCGTACAGTGCTCGCCGTTCTGGGGGGAGGCTGCCAGCTTCCGCTGGGCGCCTTCTGTCATGCCGTGGATGACCAGTGGCACCTGCATGCGATGGTTGTTTCTCCCGACGGAGAGCAGGTGGCGCATGTCGTGCAGAAAGTTCCGTTTGGCACACCAGCCTGCGAACTCGGATCTGCTGTTGCTTCTGAGCTTACGGCTCGCGGTGCGTTGGAACTTCTTCAAGTTCAGCCTGTTGCGTAA
- a CDS encoding NAD-dependent epimerase/dehydratase family protein — translation MRVILFGGTGMVGQGVLRQCIEDAEVERVLLVVRKTTGLASGKVEELVHNNFFDWTGAEEHFDGYDTCFFCLGVSSVGMSAASYSRITYDLTLSVAEMLISRGSLKTFVYVSGSGTDSTEKGRSMWARVKGATENALMRLPLPNVFCFRPGYIQPLHGIRSKVGWYNAIYTTLSWTYPLLRRVAAGLVTSTEELGCAMIGVARSGYPKKILETRDIQAAALQR, via the coding sequence ATGCGTGTAATTCTTTTCGGCGGTACCGGCATGGTGGGTCAGGGCGTTTTGCGACAGTGCATCGAGGATGCCGAAGTCGAACGCGTACTGCTTGTGGTGCGCAAGACTACAGGCCTGGCCTCAGGCAAGGTCGAGGAACTGGTACACAACAACTTCTTCGACTGGACCGGCGCTGAAGAGCATTTCGACGGCTACGACACCTGCTTCTTCTGCCTGGGAGTTTCATCCGTTGGCATGAGCGCGGCCAGCTACAGCCGAATTACGTACGATCTCACACTAAGTGTCGCGGAGATGCTGATCTCACGCGGGAGCCTGAAGACCTTCGTCTACGTCTCAGGCTCAGGTACCGACAGCACGGAGAAGGGCCGCAGCATGTGGGCCCGCGTAAAAGGCGCCACCGAAAACGCCCTGATGCGTCTCCCCTTGCCGAACGTCTTCTGCTTCCGTCCGGGATATATCCAGCCCCTGCACGGCATCCGCTCGAAGGTCGGCTGGTACAACGCGATCTATACGACGCTGTCGTGGACCTATCCCCTGCTGCGGCGCGTCGCTGCAGGCCTGGTGACGAGCACCGAAGAACTCGGCTGCGCCATGATCGGAGTGGCTCGGAGCGGATACCCGAAAAAGATATTGGAAACGCGGGATATTCAGGCGGCTGCGCTGCAGAGATAA
- a CDS encoding catalase: protein MADKNSTNGSSPKPSTQALTTNQGRPVGDNQNSVTAGRRGPITLDDFQLFEKMAQFNRERIPERVVHAKGSGAHGNFVVTHDITKYTSAKLFSKVGNTCPMFIRFSTVGGEKGSADTARDPRGFAIKFYTEEGNWDMVGNNTPVFFIRDPLKFGDFIHTQKREPGSNLKSATMMWDFWSLSPESLHQVTILFSDRGIPDGYRHMNGYSSHTFSLINAAGELHYVKWHFKTNQGIKNLPVEEAEKLAGADPDYSQRDLHHAIERGEFPSWRVQIQVMPESEIDKFKYNPFDLTKVWPHADYPVIDVGVMTLDRMPDNYFAETEQAAFNPSNIVPGMGYSPDKMLQGRLLSYPDAHRYRIGTNYDLLPINARKNAGANYNRDGAMRFDGNYGSLPNYEPNSFGGPAQDPRYTERPYTTSTTLEKIARYDHRENNDDYTQAGDLWRLFDEGQKNRTAKAIADSLGQTPLRIQKLQLSHFKKADAEYASKIASLLGKDQHPEYLHGPDAAELPAAARLPEK, encoded by the coding sequence ATGGCAGACAAGAACAGCACCAACGGCAGCAGCCCGAAGCCCAGTACCCAGGCACTTACCACGAACCAGGGCCGTCCCGTCGGAGACAATCAGAACTCTGTCACCGCCGGCCGGCGTGGGCCCATCACACTTGACGACTTCCAACTCTTCGAGAAGATGGCGCAGTTCAACCGCGAACGCATTCCCGAGCGCGTGGTCCATGCCAAGGGTTCCGGCGCGCACGGTAACTTCGTCGTGACGCACGACATCACGAAGTACACCTCCGCTAAACTCTTCTCGAAGGTCGGCAATACCTGCCCGATGTTCATCCGCTTCTCTACTGTGGGCGGCGAAAAGGGCTCGGCCGATACGGCTCGCGACCCGCGCGGCTTTGCGATCAAGTTCTATACCGAGGAAGGGAACTGGGACATGGTCGGCAACAACACGCCTGTGTTCTTCATCCGCGATCCTCTCAAGTTCGGTGACTTCATCCATACGCAGAAGCGTGAGCCGGGCTCGAACCTGAAGTCCGCCACGATGATGTGGGACTTCTGGAGCCTGTCTCCCGAGAGCCTGCACCAGGTTACGATCCTGTTCTCCGACCGCGGCATTCCCGATGGCTATCGCCACATGAACGGCTACTCGTCGCACACCTTCTCGCTGATCAATGCGGCGGGTGAGTTGCATTACGTCAAGTGGCACTTCAAGACCAACCAGGGCATCAAGAACCTGCCGGTCGAAGAAGCCGAGAAGCTTGCCGGCGCTGATCCTGACTATTCTCAGCGCGACCTGCACCATGCCATCGAGCGCGGTGAGTTTCCGTCGTGGCGCGTGCAGATCCAGGTAATGCCGGAGAGCGAGATCGACAAGTTCAAGTACAACCCGTTCGATCTCACCAAGGTCTGGCCGCACGCAGACTATCCGGTGATCGACGTTGGCGTAATGACGCTCGATCGCATGCCGGATAACTACTTTGCCGAGACCGAGCAGGCTGCCTTCAACCCGTCGAACATCGTGCCGGGCATGGGCTACTCGCCGGACAAGATGTTGCAGGGCCGCTTGCTCAGCTACCCGGACGCGCATCGTTACCGCATCGGCACGAACTACGACCTGCTGCCGATCAACGCACGCAAGAACGCTGGCGCCAACTACAACCGCGACGGCGCGATGCGCTTCGACGGCAACTATGGCTCGCTGCCGAACTACGAGCCCAACAGCTTCGGCGGCCCCGCCCAGGATCCCAGGTACACCGAGCGTCCCTACACCACCAGCACCACGTTGGAGAAGATCGCTCGCTACGACCACCGCGAGAACAACGACGACTACACGCAGGCGGGAGATCTATGGCGGTTGTTCGACGAAGGCCAGAAGAACCGTACGGCGAAGGCCATTGCGGACTCGCTGGGCCAGACGCCGCTGCGTATCCAGAAGCTGCAGCTCTCGCACTTCAAGAAGGCCGATGCCGAGTACGCCTCAAAGATCGCCTCCCTGCTGGGCAAGGATCAGCATCCTGAATACCTCCACGGGCCGGATGCCGCGGAACTCCCGGCCGCAGCGCGTCTGCCTGAGAAATAG
- the cysK gene encoding cysteine synthase A — MGHLYNNILETVGHTPVVRINKLAPPDINLYVKVEAFNPLGSVKDRLALGVIEDAERRGELKPGQTVIESTSGNTGIGLAMVCAQKGYPLVLVLGENFSVERRKLMRFLGAKVILTPASGRATGAGEKAKELAEKHGWFMTRQFDNEANAEMHERTTAVEILEDFDGERLDYFVTGYGTGGTLNGIGRVLAKQRPETQVIVAEPEEAPMLSSGLPQERDAEGIASAAHPSWNPHPFQGWNPNFLSRLMGEAQDMNFIREVVLVPGAEAMKRSRELATQEGIFVGISSGGTFAAALRIAEKAPKGSTILCMLPDTGERYLSTPLFADISVDMTEEEIAIAHSTPSFWLPAAK; from the coding sequence GTGGGACATCTCTACAACAATATTCTCGAAACAGTCGGCCACACCCCGGTTGTACGAATCAACAAACTCGCGCCGCCGGATATCAATCTTTACGTCAAGGTCGAAGCCTTCAACCCACTCGGTTCCGTAAAGGATCGCCTGGCCCTCGGCGTGATCGAAGATGCCGAGCGTCGCGGAGAACTGAAGCCAGGACAGACCGTCATTGAGTCGACCAGCGGCAACACCGGCATCGGACTCGCCATGGTCTGCGCGCAGAAAGGCTACCCGCTCGTCCTCGTGCTCGGTGAAAACTTCAGCGTCGAGCGCCGAAAACTCATGCGTTTCCTTGGCGCAAAGGTCATTCTCACACCCGCTTCGGGCCGCGCCACCGGCGCAGGAGAGAAAGCAAAGGAACTCGCCGAAAAGCACGGCTGGTTTATGACCCGCCAGTTCGATAACGAAGCCAACGCTGAGATGCACGAGCGTACCACCGCCGTAGAAATCCTCGAAGACTTCGACGGGGAACGTCTCGACTACTTTGTCACAGGCTATGGAACGGGCGGCACCCTCAACGGCATCGGCCGCGTGCTCGCAAAGCAACGCCCTGAGACGCAGGTCATCGTCGCTGAACCCGAGGAAGCTCCCATGCTCTCCAGCGGACTCCCGCAGGAGCGAGACGCCGAAGGGATCGCATCGGCAGCTCACCCCTCGTGGAACCCACATCCCTTCCAGGGCTGGAATCCCAACTTTCTCTCCAGACTCATGGGTGAGGCACAAGACATGAACTTCATTCGTGAAGTTGTCCTGGTACCCGGCGCTGAAGCGATGAAGCGGAGCCGCGAACTCGCTACGCAGGAAGGCATCTTCGTCGGCATCTCTTCCGGTGGAACTTTCGCCGCAGCCCTGCGCATTGCGGAAAAGGCACCGAAGGGATCTACGATCCTCTGCATGCTGCCCGATACCGGTGAACGCTACCTCAGCACACCGCTCTTCGCGGACATTTCGGTCGATATGACGGAAGAAGAGATCGCTATTGCGCACAGCACACCAAGCTTCTGGCTACCTGCTGCCAAATAA
- the ccsA gene encoding cytochrome c biogenesis protein CcsA, giving the protein MSLLWLRVAVLLYGIAALAVLPAALYSRPRWRHVALPAALAGVFFHFVALVEILYAAHRALPVDTHETLSMLGLLLAGAFLVLAAKYRTVSFGIFLLPIAVLLTIVPAFRPGHETIAYPFVGTLWLFLHVALLLAAYAALFLSLIASLLYLIQERRLKQKRAGQPRTWLPPLETTDQIALKSLLFGLPCMTAGLLIGSVIALQTIGPAFFADPKVLLSFAMWIAYMLMIFIRRHSGLRGRRAVYLSSFVFLVVLAVWAANQLSVVHRFKAP; this is encoded by the coding sequence ATGTCCCTTCTCTGGCTCCGAGTCGCGGTTCTTCTCTACGGCATTGCCGCGCTCGCGGTGCTGCCTGCGGCCCTCTATAGCCGTCCGCGCTGGCGGCATGTTGCTCTCCCTGCGGCACTTGCCGGAGTTTTCTTCCATTTTGTAGCCCTTGTGGAGATCCTCTACGCCGCGCACCGCGCCCTGCCGGTCGACACCCATGAGACGCTTTCGATGCTCGGTTTGCTGCTGGCAGGCGCGTTCCTGGTACTGGCCGCAAAGTACCGGACGGTCTCCTTCGGTATTTTCCTGCTGCCGATTGCGGTGCTGCTGACGATCGTTCCCGCCTTCCGGCCCGGACACGAGACGATCGCCTACCCCTTCGTCGGCACCCTCTGGCTGTTTCTGCATGTGGCGCTGCTGCTGGCGGCGTATGCGGCGCTGTTTCTCTCCCTGATCGCCAGCCTGCTGTACCTCATCCAGGAGCGCCGGTTGAAGCAGAAGCGTGCCGGCCAGCCCCGCACGTGGCTGCCGCCGCTTGAAACCACCGACCAGATCGCCCTGAAGTCGCTGCTCTTCGGCCTGCCGTGCATGACGGCTGGCTTGCTGATCGGTTCGGTCATCGCTCTGCAGACTATCGGCCCCGCGTTCTTTGCCGACCCTAAGGTGCTGCTCTCCTTCGCGATGTGGATCGCGTACATGCTGATGATCTTCATCCGCCGTCATAGCGGTCTGCGTGGACGCAGGGCGGTCTATCTTTCCAGCTTCGTCTTTCTGGTGGTGCTTGCGGTATGGGCGGCCAACCAGCTCTCTGTCGTGCACAGGTTTAAGGCCCCATGA